One Pieris napi chromosome 13, ilPieNapi1.2, whole genome shotgun sequence genomic window carries:
- the LOC125055208 gene encoding 3,4-dihydroxyphenylacetaldehyde synthase-like yields MDSQQFKEFGKAAVEFIAEFNDTVRERDVLPSVEPGYLLSLLPENAPEEPQDWQSVFKDFKDTIIPGLTAWQSPQFHGFFPCGSSYPSIVGSLLTDGLGTICLTWASGPVSTELEIVTLNWLGKMIGLPEEFLNSSLGTGGGVIHSSASEAVFVCLLAAKEKTLRRLKQDPDFDEDQAKLKLVAYTSEQCNSAIEKAGVLGSMKMRLLKSDSDGRLRGETLKKAIQEDKEKGLIPCYVVATLGTTGTCAFDPLEELGPICQEESIWLHVDAAYAGAAFICPEYKYLMDGVSYADSYSFNAHKWLLTNISVSPTWVKNDIDFLNTFDVQRVYLDDINSETKIPDFRHWQLPLGRRFRALKLWLVLKIYGAKGLREHIRNQVSLAQYFAQLVRKDKRFAVDPEPSMGLVCIRLAEGDDLTKTLLDNLIAKRKVFMVTAFSGNKVIIRVAIGSRFTNKSDIEVTWNLIKAEADILFGESPKDI; encoded by the coding sequence ATGGACTCTCAACAATTTAAGGAGTTTGGCAAAGCTGCCGTTGAGTTTATTGCTGAATTTAATGATACGGTAAGAGAAAGAGATGTTTTACCATCAGTAGAGCCTGGCTATCTTCTATCTCTTCTACCTGAGAACGCACCAGAAGAACCACAAGATTGGCAATCGGTTTTTAAAGACTTTAAGGATACCATAATACCTGGCTTGACTGCCTGGCAGTCACCGCAATTTCACGGGTTTTTCCCATGTGGCAGTTCCTATCCAAGTATCGTGGGAAGCTTGCTAACGGATGGTCTTGGTACCATTTGCTTAACCTGGGCTTCTGGACCTGTTAGCACTGAATTAGAAATTGTCACTTTGAACTGGCTGGGCAAAATGATCGGGCTACCCGAGGAATTCCTCAATTCTTCATTAGGTACTGGTGGTGGTGTTATCCATAGTTCCGCCAGCGAAGCGgtctttgtttgtttattggctgctaaagaaaaaactttacgTCGCCTGAAGCAAGACCCGGATTTCGATGAAGATCAGGCGAAGCTAAAATTGGTAGCATACACTTCTGAACAATGCAATTCAGCCATTGAAAAGGCTGGTGTTCTTGGATCTATGAAAATGAGATTACTTAAATCAGATTCTGACGGAAGATTACGTGGAGAAACCCTCAAGAAAGCGATACAAGAAGATAAGGAAAAAGGGCTTATACCATGTTACGTGGTAGCTACATTAGGTACGACAGGCACCTGCGCTTTTGATCCTTTGGAGGAGTTAGGACCAATTTGCCAGGAAGAAAGCATTTGGCTTCACGTAGACGCGGCATATGCGGGTGCAGCTTTCATATGCCCTgagtacaaatatttaatggaCGGAGTTAGCTATGCAGATTCCTATAGCTTCAATGCGCACAAATGGTTATTAACAAACATATCCGTTTCCCCAACCTGGGTCAAGAATgacattgattttttaaatacttttgatGTGCAACGAGTCTATTTGGATGATATTAACTCTGAGACAAAAATACCAGATTTTAGGCACTGGCAATTACCATTGGGAAGGCGTTTCCGAGCGCTCAAGTTGTGgttggttttaaaaatatatgggGCCAAGGGTTTAAGGGAGCATATAAGGAATCAGGTGAGCCTGGCACAGTACTTTGCGCAGCTTGTCAGAAAAGATAAACGATTTGCTGTGGACCCTGAACCATCTATGGGCTTGGTTTGTATTAGATTGGCTGAAGGCGATGATTTGACGAAGACACTGTTGGATAATTTAATTGCGAAGAGGAAAGTTTTTATGGTCACTGCTTTTTCTGGCAATAAGGTGATTATACGAGTTGCTATTGGCTCTCGGTTTACCAATAAATCCGATATAGAAGTAACGTGGAATTTGATTAAGGCAGAGGCTGACATCTTATTTGGAGAATCACCTAAAGATATTTAA
- the LOC125055209 gene encoding zinc finger protein OZF-like isoform X2, which yields MAENITVKVEPFYYDENAEELKSDQQDDQNNGCSGEIKIEEVVLQMNIDFVDVKSEVDTSIVKDEPQENDFILPDLVARDGPPMLGCGADEELNANAVSNGKYTCDACHRGFDTTQFLTEHKITHQKQNLECHMCLEKLPNLEKYYAHISEHDSDGRFKCTQCPFGCKRKSALLKHQEIHLRSFTCDNCDKNFVDQRNLSRHIENKRCKKPIIKCEMCDKEFDKTHLYKSHLRRHTTEKPFECNICGMALKYKSALVQHILRHSGNKTFKCDQCDKTFDNASAKKRHLSCHTGEKPFQCDICKKGFTFKHNMQTHMKRHSKKKNVQCMVCDKIFPRESRLIYHMRSHTNSRPFGCDLCVKKFFNKQNLIKHYKDKHPNASYTITTSDATVAKLVWQKIQKKLKEGGKFE from the exons ATGGCTGAAAATATTACAGTAAAAGTTGAACCGTTTTACTATGATGAAAATGCCGAAGAACTAAAGTCTGATCAACAAGACGACCAAAATAA tgGCTGCTCAGGAGAGATAAAGATAGAGGAAGTTGTCCTACAGATGAATATAGACTTTGTGGATGTTAAATCTGAAGTTGACACATCAATTGTTAAAGATGAACCTCAA GAAAATGACTTCATATTACCTGACTTAGTTGCTCGAGATGGTCCTCCAATGCTTGGTTGTGGTG ctgACGAAGAGTTGAATGCCAACGCCGTGTCCAATGGCAAATATACCTGTGACGCATGTCATAGAGGATTTGACACAACCCAATTTTTGACAGAACACAAAATAACCCATCAAAAACAGAATCTAGAATGTCATATGTGCTTAGAAAAACTACCGAATCTAGAAAAGTACTACGCGCATATAAGCGAACACGATTCGGATGGTAGATTCAAATGCACACAATGCCCATTCGGATGTAAACGGAAATCTGCCTTACTTAAGCACCAAGAAATCCACCTAAGGTCATTTACATGCGACAATTGTGATAAGAACTTTGTCGATCAACGAAACTTGAGTAGACATATCGAAAATAAACGGTGCAAAAAACCGATTATAAAGTGCGAGATGTGTGACAAGGAGTTTGATAAGACCCATTTGTACAAAAGTCATCTACGTAGACATACCACAGAGAAGCCATTCGAATGTAACATATGTGGAATGGCACTTAAATATAAGTCCGCCTTAGTTCAACATATACTCAGACATAGCGGTAATAAGACCTTCAAATGCGATCAATGCGACAAAACATTTGACAACGCGAGCGCCAAAAAACGTCACCTATCATGCCATACTGGTGAGAAACCCTTTCAGTGCGATATATGTAAAAAGGGGTTCACATTCAAACACAACATGCAAACACATATGAAACGGCATAGCAAGAAGAAAAACGTCCAATGCATGGTGTGCGATAAAATATTCCCACGAGAGAGTAGATTGATATATCACATGCGATCGCACACGAATAGCAGGCCGTTCGGATGCGATCTGTGCGTGAAAAAGTTCTTCAATAAGCAAAATTTGATTAAGCATTATAAAGATAAGCACCCTAATGCAAGTTATACAATAACAACCTCGGATGCTACTGTCGCTAAGTTAGTTTGGCAGAAAATTCAAAAGAAGTTGAAGGAGGGCGGAAAGTTTGAATAG
- the LOC125055209 gene encoding oocyte zinc finger protein XlCOF6.1-like isoform X1, which translates to MAENITVKVEPFYYDENAEELKSDQQDDQNNGCSGEIKIEEVVLQMNIDFVDVKSEVDTSIVKDEPQENDFILPDLVARDGPPMLGCGVTEEDLNRNAVKEARNICDFCQRAFLKKSHLRMHKILHSHERLECHVCYLRFEKVEDYNDHLLSHDRNYSCFICGKRFKSFSNLQNHKKLHTDIPFFKCDHCSKEFTHQANLSRHQKLGICKNKHDLTCPVCNKVFEKAFFLKSHLKKHTTEKPFQCDLCSMFFKHKSTLARHIQLHSGVRPYSCTYCNKTFSHRGLLEPHLRKHTGEKPFPCPRCSKKFSHKHNMLRHLERHAKEKNLKCQLCFKVFPRESRLIYHMRSHTNSKPFKCDVCSKKFTHKSNVLRHYSRKHPNEKYEPKFTDAAVAKQVWEKLMKKLSKEEVP; encoded by the exons ATGGCTGAAAATATTACAGTAAAAGTTGAACCGTTTTACTATGATGAAAATGCCGAAGAACTAAAGTCTGATCAACAAGACGACCAAAATAA tgGCTGCTCAGGAGAGATAAAGATAGAGGAAGTTGTCCTACAGATGAATATAGACTTTGTGGATGTTAAATCTGAAGTTGACACATCAATTGTTAAAGATGAACCTCAA GAAAATGACTTCATATTACCTGACTTAGTTGCTCGAGATGGTCCTCCAATGCTTGGTTGTGGTG TGACAGAGGAAGACTTAAACAGAAATGCTGTGAAAGAAGCTAGGAACATATGCGATTTTTGTCAAAgagcatttttaaaaaaatctcattTGCGCATGCATAAAATTTTGCACAGTCATGAAAGACTTGAATGCCATGTTTGCTATCTCCGTTTCGAAAAAGTGGAAGATTACAACGACCACCTACTCTCGCACGATAGAAATTATTCTTGCTTTATCTGTGGAAAGCGATTCAAAAGCTTCTCAAATTTACAGAACCACAAAAAACTTCACACAGATATaccattttttaaatgtgatcACTGCTCCAAAGAATTTACACACCAAGCAAATTTGTCGCGGCACCAAAAATTGGgtatttgcaagaataaacATGATCTCACGTGTCCTGTCTGTAACAAGGTCTTTGAAAAAGCCTTCTTCCTGAAGAGCCATTTAAAAAAGCATACAACAGAAAAACCGTTTCAAtgcgatttgtgttctatgtTCTTCAAGCATAAGTCGACATTGGCGCGGCATATCCAACTGCACAGTGGCGTACGCCCATACTCATGTACCTATTGCAATAAAACCTTCTCGCACAGGGGTTTATTAGAGCCGCATTTGCGGAAACACACCGGCGAAAAGCCATTCCCGTGTCCCAGATGCAGTAAAAAATTCTCGCACAAACATAACATGTTGCGTCATTTAGAAAGGCACGCGAAggagaaaaatcttaaatgtcaattatgttttaaagtcTTTCCGCGCGAGAGTAGGCTTATTTATCACATGCGATCTCATACGAATAGCAAACCGTTTAAGTGCGACGTTTGTAGCAAGAAGTTTACACATAAATCCAATGTATTGAGACATTATTCAAGAAAACATCCCAACGAAAAGTATGAGCCAAAGTTCACCGACGCGGCAGTCGCTAAACAAGTATGGGAGAaactaatgaaaaaattatcgaAAGAAGAGGTTCCATGA